The proteins below come from a single Salvelinus alpinus chromosome 18, SLU_Salpinus.1, whole genome shotgun sequence genomic window:
- the LOC139544271 gene encoding protein SET-like has protein sequence MAASSAKVVRKENSNHDGADETSEKEQQEAIEHIDEVQNEIDRLNEQASEEILKVEQKYNKLRQPFFQKRSDLIAKIPNFWVTTFVNHPQVSALLGEEDEEALHYLTRVEVTEFEDIKSGYRIDFYFDENPYFENKILSKEFHLNESGDPSSKSTEIKWKAGKDLTKRAGQTPNKAGKKRQHEEPESFFTWFTDHSDAGADELGEVVKDDIWPNPLQYYLVPDMDDEEGEGEDDEEEGLEDIDEEGDEEGEEDDDEEGEDGEDDGEDD, from the exons ATGGCAGCCTCGTCGGCGAAAGTCGTTAGGAAGGAAAACTCTAATCATGATGGAGCGGACGAGACCTCCG AAAAAGAGCAACAAGAAGCTATTGAACACATTGACGAAGTACAAAATGAAATTGACAG ATTGAATGAACAGGCCAGTGAGGAGATTTTAAAAGTAGAGCAGAAGTACAATAAGTTACGCCAGCCATTCTTCCAGAAGCGGTCAGACCTCATAGCTAAAATCCCCAACTTCTGGGTCACTACATTCGTCAACCACCCACAAG TTTCAGCCCTTCTTggtgaggaagatgaggaggcaCTTCATTACCTTACCAGAGTGGAGGTGACTGAGTTTGAGGACATCAAGTCGGGTTACAGAATAGATTTT TACTTCGATGAGAACCCGTACTTTGAGAACAAAATCCTCTCCAAAGAGTTTCACTTGAATGAAAGTGGGGACCCATCTTCGAAGTCAACTGAAATCAAATGGAAGGCTGGAAAG GACTTGACGAAGCGTGCCGGCCAAACGCCGAACAAAGCTGGTAAGAAAAGGCAACACGAAGAACCAGAGAGCTTCTTCACCTGGTTCACAGATCACTCCGACGCAGGGGCAGACGAACTAGGAGAGGTCGTTAAGGATGACATCTGGCCAAACCCATTGCAGTATTACCTG GTCCCTGACATGGATGATGAGGAAGGGGAAGGTGAGGACGATGAGGAAGAGGGCTTGGAGGACATCGATGAGGAAGGGGATGAGGAAGGCGAGGAAGATGACGATGAGGAAGGAGAAGATGGAGAG GATGACGGCGAGGATGATTAA
- the dync2i2 gene encoding cytoplasmic dynein 2 intermediate chain 2 isoform X3: MVIKELASNAKSHAFDGFDVIWEDQNETVSCIHCLQHPSAQEKGLQVTSISWSCTGSVIACAFGRVDDGDWSTEKSCVCTWNLDRRGLNPKRPDMVIDVARPVMSLSFHPSQPSLIAGGLYSGEVVVWDTNRTQDLILAQTGMSTDTHREPVYQVAWVPGPRRGEMVVLSAGSGGRVLLWTVDSDEGRLVLSAGFALIRQQVPHNSALSKNRGSSNVGVTSLALSPWDLDTFLVGSESGLVLKCSFSAQTLAAAPPDGESVTLRAPAQFSFSHRGGPVHSLHCSPFHRNLFVSVGTDGLAHLHSLLQPDPLLSLRVSDSYVFGVRWSPTRPLLFAAATGQGLVQIFDLGRKSLRPAATLDQLTGGQPVYCLEFNPRRKDLLAVGNADGSVNIWHLSTELTEQGPRETAKLEQLANEVAE, encoded by the exons ATGGTTATCAAGGAGTTGGCCAGCAACGCCAAGAGTCATGCGTTTGATGGGTTCGACGTGATTTGGGAGGATCAGAACGAGACG GTTTCATGCATACATTGTCTCCAGCACCCCAGTGCCCAGGAGAAGGGTCTTCAAGTTACCAGCATATCCTGGAGTTGCACAGGTTCAGTAATCGCCTGCGCCTTCGGTCG TGTTGATGATGGAGACTGGAGCACAGAGAAGTCCTGTGTGTGCACTTGGAACCTGGACCGCAGAGGCCTGAACCCCAAGCGACCAGACATGGTCATAGATGTGGCCAGGCCAGTCATGTCTCTGTCCTTCCACCCCTCTCAACCCTCTCTCATAGCTG GGGGTCTTTACAGTGGAGAGGTAGTGGTCTGGGACACAAACAGGACACAGGACCTAATTTTGGCGCAAACAGGAATGTCGACTGACACTCACCGGGAGCCAGTCTACCAG GTAGCCTGGGTCCCTGGACCAAGGCGAGGGGAGATGGTGGTGCTGAGTGCTGGTTCTGGGGGCAGGGTGCTGCTGTGGACAGTGGACTCAGACGAGGGGAGGCTGGTGCTCAGTGCCGGCTTTGCCCTCATCAGACAGCAGGTGCCTCACAACAGTGCACTGAGCAAG aacagagggagCAGCAATGTGGGGGTCACCTCCCTGGCCCTGTCCCCCTGGGACTTGGACACATTCCTGGTGGGCTCCGAAAGCGGCCTGGTCCTTAAGTGCTCTTTCTCAGCCCAGACGCTGGCGGCGGCACCTCCCGATGGAGAGAGTGTGACTCTGCGTGCCCCAGCCCAGTTCTCCTTCAGCCACCGAGGAGGCCCTGTCCACTCCTTGCACTGCTCCCCTTTCCACAG GAACCTGTTTGTCAGTGTGGGGACCGACGGCCTGGCCCATCTTCACTCTCTGCTGCAGCCCGATCCGCTGCTCTCGCTGCGGGTGTCCGACTCGTATGTGTTCGGGGTACGCTGGTCACCAACAAGGCCCCTCCTCTTTGCTGCAGCCACAGGACAAG GTCTGGTGCAGATATTTGATCTGGGCAGGAAGTCCCTGAGACCAGCAGCCACCCTAGACCAGCTGACTGGTGGCCAACCAGTCTACTGCCTGGAGTTCAACCCCAGACGGAAAGACCTCCTAGCGGTGGGCAACGCCGACGGCTCCGTCAACATCTGGCACCTAAGCACGGAGCTGACGGAACAGGGGCCCCGAGAGACTGCCAAGCTGGAGCAACTAGCTAATGAGGTGGCAGAGTGA
- the uap1l1 gene encoding UDP-N-acetylhexosamine pyrophosphorylase-like protein 1 yields MLSFEEIKSSLDHAGQSHVLQFWSELSGDDKSTFLVELSQLDLNELREHCERAAESAKTDHSATAADQQIEPVSSEFIGSIRKSDHTALTGWENEGFLQISQNRVAVLLLAGGQGTRLGVPYPKGMYNVGLPSSKTLYQIQAERICKIQELTNAKHGSKCTVPWYIMTSEFTLDPTKKFFQENKYFGLDPSDVVMFEQRMIPAVTFDGKVILQDKGKIAMAPDGNGGLYRALVDNKVLENMEKRGVEYLHVYCVDNILVKMADPVFIGFCVSKGADCGAKVVEKAYPAEPVGVVCKVKGVYQVVEYSELRPETAEQRDPGGDLVYSAGNICNHFFTRPFLNEVAQKFQGQLKQHVALKKVPFVDREGNLVKPTKPNGIKMEKFVFDVFQFSRKFVAFEVLREEEFSPLKNADGAPLDTPTTARQSLLAQHYRWAVAAGASFLDAQGKSLPSRPRVTRDEDPPAVCEISPLVSFFGEGLEQLLGQKVLTTPFLLDENRAKELLQAQ; encoded by the exons ATGCTTTCATTTGAGGAAATAAAATCTTCTTTAGATCATGCAGGACAGTCTCACGTCCTGCAATTTTGGTCTGAACTTTCTGGGGATGACAAAAGCACTTTTCTGGTTGAGTTGTCTCAGTTGGACTTAAATGAATTGCGCGAGCACTGTGAACGGGCGGCGGAGTCTGCTAAAACTGATCATTCCGCAACAGCCGCGGACCAGCAAATTGAGCCAGTATCTTCAGAATTCATCGGGAGCATTCGGAAGAGTGATCACACAGCCTTAACTGGCTGGGAAAATGAAG GGTTTTTGCAAATTTCCCAGAACAGAGTGGCTGTGCTGCTGTTGGCTGGTGGCCAGGGGACCCGTCTTGGGGTTCCATACCCCAAAGGGATGTACAATGTGGGTCTCCCGAGCAGCAAAACTCTGTATCAAATCCAGGCAGAGCGCATCTGCAAAATACAGGAGCTGACGAATGCAAAGCATGGATCAAAGTGCACAGTACCATG GTACATCATGACCAGTGAGTTTACCCTGGATCCTACCAAGAAGTTCTTCCAGGAGAATAAGTACTTTGGTCTGGATCCCTCTGACGTGGTCATGTTCGAGCAAAGGATGATCCCTGCTGTGACCTTTGATGGAAAGGTCATCCTACAGGACAAAGGGAAGATAGCTATGGCCCCAG ATGGAAACGGTGGCCTGTACCGAGCTCTGGTGGATAACAAGGTACTTGAGAACATGGAAAAGAGGGGTGTGGAGTACCTCCACGTCTACTGTGTAGACAACATCCTGGTCAAAATGGCCGACCCCGTCTTCATTGGTTTCTGCGTGAGCAAAGGAGCAGACTGCGGTGCCAAG GTAGTTGAGAAGGCGTACCCAGCGGAGCCAGTGGGCGTGGTGTGCAAGGTGAAGGGGGTGTACCAGGTGGTGGAGTACAGCGAGCTCCGCCCAGAGACGGCCGAGCAGCGAGACCCAGGAGGAGACCTGGTGTACAGCGCAGGAAACATCTGCAACCACTTCTTCACACGGCCCTTCCTCAACGAAGTGGCACA GAAGTTTCAGGGCCAGCTGAAGCAGCACGTGGCACTTAAGAAAGTCCCTTTTGTGGACAGAGAAGGAAACCTGGTGAAACCCACCAAGCCCAATGGGATCAAAATGGAGAAGTTTGTTTTTGATGTCTTTCAGTTTTCAAG GAAATTTGTGGCATTTGAGGTTCTGAGAGAGGAAGAATTCTCGCCATTGAAAAATGCTGATGGGGCACCTCTGGACACTCCTACCACAGCCAGACAATCCTTACTGGCACAGCACTACCGCTGGGCGGTGGCTGCAGGAGCCAGCTTCCTGGATGCCCAAGGGAAATCCCTACCTTCTAGACCCAG GGTGACACGGGATGAAGACCCACCAGCTGTCTGTGAGATCTCCCCGCTGGTGTCTTTCTTCGGAGAG GGTTTGGAGCAGCTGCTGGGACAGAAGGTCCTGACGACTCCCTTCCTTCTGGATGAGAACAGGGCAAAAGAACTCCTCCAGGCCCAGTAG
- the dync2i2 gene encoding cytoplasmic dynein 2 intermediate chain 2 isoform X1, which translates to MKLWMPWALSRCGGNRNSLHRNRLCLLVFQRGCQTRPVHTAEAEIQPLLNADNGTQTDPQDHLIYQLPLKGELRPESPGLRDFLHRVEDMVIKELASNAKSHAFDGFDVIWEDQNETVSCIHCLQHPSAQEKGLQVTSISWSCTGSVIACAFGRVDDGDWSTEKSCVCTWNLDRRGLNPKRPDMVIDVARPVMSLSFHPSQPSLIAGGLYSGEVVVWDTNRTQDLILAQTGMSTDTHREPVYQVAWVPGPRRGEMVVLSAGSGGRVLLWTVDSDEGRLVLSAGFALIRQQVPHNSALSKNRGSSNVGVTSLALSPWDLDTFLVGSESGLVLKCSFSAQTLAAAPPDGESVTLRAPAQFSFSHRGGPVHSLHCSPFHRNLFVSVGTDGLAHLHSLLQPDPLLSLRVSDSYVFGVRWSPTRPLLFAAATGQGLVQIFDLGRKSLRPAATLDQLTGGQPVYCLEFNPRRKDLLAVGNADGSVNIWHLSTELTEQGPRETAKLEQLANEVAE; encoded by the exons ATGAAACTTTGGATGCCTTGGGCGTTGAGTCGCTGTGGAGGAAATCGCAACAGTTTGCACAGGAATCG GCTATGTCTGTTGGTTTTTCAGAGAGGTTGTCAAACCCGGCCCGTACACACAGCTGAGGCTGAAATACAGCCCCTGCTTAATGCAGATAATGGCACCCAGACGGATCCACAAGACCACCTCATATACCAACTCCCCCTTAAAGGTGAGCTCCGACCAGAGTCTCCCGGGCTGAGGGACTTCCTGCATCGAGTGGAGGACATGGTTATCAAGGAGTTGGCCAGCAACGCCAAGAGTCATGCGTTTGATGGGTTCGACGTGATTTGGGAGGATCAGAACGAGACG GTTTCATGCATACATTGTCTCCAGCACCCCAGTGCCCAGGAGAAGGGTCTTCAAGTTACCAGCATATCCTGGAGTTGCACAGGTTCAGTAATCGCCTGCGCCTTCGGTCG TGTTGATGATGGAGACTGGAGCACAGAGAAGTCCTGTGTGTGCACTTGGAACCTGGACCGCAGAGGCCTGAACCCCAAGCGACCAGACATGGTCATAGATGTGGCCAGGCCAGTCATGTCTCTGTCCTTCCACCCCTCTCAACCCTCTCTCATAGCTG GGGGTCTTTACAGTGGAGAGGTAGTGGTCTGGGACACAAACAGGACACAGGACCTAATTTTGGCGCAAACAGGAATGTCGACTGACACTCACCGGGAGCCAGTCTACCAG GTAGCCTGGGTCCCTGGACCAAGGCGAGGGGAGATGGTGGTGCTGAGTGCTGGTTCTGGGGGCAGGGTGCTGCTGTGGACAGTGGACTCAGACGAGGGGAGGCTGGTGCTCAGTGCCGGCTTTGCCCTCATCAGACAGCAGGTGCCTCACAACAGTGCACTGAGCAAG aacagagggagCAGCAATGTGGGGGTCACCTCCCTGGCCCTGTCCCCCTGGGACTTGGACACATTCCTGGTGGGCTCCGAAAGCGGCCTGGTCCTTAAGTGCTCTTTCTCAGCCCAGACGCTGGCGGCGGCACCTCCCGATGGAGAGAGTGTGACTCTGCGTGCCCCAGCCCAGTTCTCCTTCAGCCACCGAGGAGGCCCTGTCCACTCCTTGCACTGCTCCCCTTTCCACAG GAACCTGTTTGTCAGTGTGGGGACCGACGGCCTGGCCCATCTTCACTCTCTGCTGCAGCCCGATCCGCTGCTCTCGCTGCGGGTGTCCGACTCGTATGTGTTCGGGGTACGCTGGTCACCAACAAGGCCCCTCCTCTTTGCTGCAGCCACAGGACAAG GTCTGGTGCAGATATTTGATCTGGGCAGGAAGTCCCTGAGACCAGCAGCCACCCTAGACCAGCTGACTGGTGGCCAACCAGTCTACTGCCTGGAGTTCAACCCCAGACGGAAAGACCTCCTAGCGGTGGGCAACGCCGACGGCTCCGTCAACATCTGGCACCTAAGCACGGAGCTGACGGAACAGGGGCCCCGAGAGACTGCCAAGCTGGAGCAACTAGCTAATGAGGTGGCAGAGTGA
- the dync2i2 gene encoding cytoplasmic dynein 2 intermediate chain 2 isoform X2 yields the protein MFTDETLDALGVESLWRKSQQFAQESRGCQTRPVHTAEAEIQPLLNADNGTQTDPQDHLIYQLPLKGELRPESPGLRDFLHRVEDMVIKELASNAKSHAFDGFDVIWEDQNETVSCIHCLQHPSAQEKGLQVTSISWSCTGSVIACAFGRVDDGDWSTEKSCVCTWNLDRRGLNPKRPDMVIDVARPVMSLSFHPSQPSLIAGGLYSGEVVVWDTNRTQDLILAQTGMSTDTHREPVYQVAWVPGPRRGEMVVLSAGSGGRVLLWTVDSDEGRLVLSAGFALIRQQVPHNSALSKNRGSSNVGVTSLALSPWDLDTFLVGSESGLVLKCSFSAQTLAAAPPDGESVTLRAPAQFSFSHRGGPVHSLHCSPFHRNLFVSVGTDGLAHLHSLLQPDPLLSLRVSDSYVFGVRWSPTRPLLFAAATGQGLVQIFDLGRKSLRPAATLDQLTGGQPVYCLEFNPRRKDLLAVGNADGSVNIWHLSTELTEQGPRETAKLEQLANEVAE from the exons ATGTTCACTGATGAAACTTTGGATGCCTTGGGCGTTGAGTCGCTGTGGAGGAAATCGCAACAGTTTGCACAGGAATCG AGAGGTTGTCAAACCCGGCCCGTACACACAGCTGAGGCTGAAATACAGCCCCTGCTTAATGCAGATAATGGCACCCAGACGGATCCACAAGACCACCTCATATACCAACTCCCCCTTAAAGGTGAGCTCCGACCAGAGTCTCCCGGGCTGAGGGACTTCCTGCATCGAGTGGAGGACATGGTTATCAAGGAGTTGGCCAGCAACGCCAAGAGTCATGCGTTTGATGGGTTCGACGTGATTTGGGAGGATCAGAACGAGACG GTTTCATGCATACATTGTCTCCAGCACCCCAGTGCCCAGGAGAAGGGTCTTCAAGTTACCAGCATATCCTGGAGTTGCACAGGTTCAGTAATCGCCTGCGCCTTCGGTCG TGTTGATGATGGAGACTGGAGCACAGAGAAGTCCTGTGTGTGCACTTGGAACCTGGACCGCAGAGGCCTGAACCCCAAGCGACCAGACATGGTCATAGATGTGGCCAGGCCAGTCATGTCTCTGTCCTTCCACCCCTCTCAACCCTCTCTCATAGCTG GGGGTCTTTACAGTGGAGAGGTAGTGGTCTGGGACACAAACAGGACACAGGACCTAATTTTGGCGCAAACAGGAATGTCGACTGACACTCACCGGGAGCCAGTCTACCAG GTAGCCTGGGTCCCTGGACCAAGGCGAGGGGAGATGGTGGTGCTGAGTGCTGGTTCTGGGGGCAGGGTGCTGCTGTGGACAGTGGACTCAGACGAGGGGAGGCTGGTGCTCAGTGCCGGCTTTGCCCTCATCAGACAGCAGGTGCCTCACAACAGTGCACTGAGCAAG aacagagggagCAGCAATGTGGGGGTCACCTCCCTGGCCCTGTCCCCCTGGGACTTGGACACATTCCTGGTGGGCTCCGAAAGCGGCCTGGTCCTTAAGTGCTCTTTCTCAGCCCAGACGCTGGCGGCGGCACCTCCCGATGGAGAGAGTGTGACTCTGCGTGCCCCAGCCCAGTTCTCCTTCAGCCACCGAGGAGGCCCTGTCCACTCCTTGCACTGCTCCCCTTTCCACAG GAACCTGTTTGTCAGTGTGGGGACCGACGGCCTGGCCCATCTTCACTCTCTGCTGCAGCCCGATCCGCTGCTCTCGCTGCGGGTGTCCGACTCGTATGTGTTCGGGGTACGCTGGTCACCAACAAGGCCCCTCCTCTTTGCTGCAGCCACAGGACAAG GTCTGGTGCAGATATTTGATCTGGGCAGGAAGTCCCTGAGACCAGCAGCCACCCTAGACCAGCTGACTGGTGGCCAACCAGTCTACTGCCTGGAGTTCAACCCCAGACGGAAAGACCTCCTAGCGGTGGGCAACGCCGACGGCTCCGTCAACATCTGGCACCTAAGCACGGAGCTGACGGAACAGGGGCCCCGAGAGACTGCCAAGCTGGAGCAACTAGCTAATGAGGTGGCAGAGTGA